The Deltaproteobacteria bacterium genome window below encodes:
- the ftsY gene encoding signal recognition particle-docking protein FtsY, with amino-acid sequence MGPELAVVLVVAIVVIAIVGVAWLRGRARDDAASTRDRDAVGTPPVVPSPAVSRARDDDAASARDPDAAPASTSPRAPVADTAPKLPRTVPTAARDEAARAPLPVERPGLDRPSVEQRRHGDREDDRERIRRGLEKTRGGFVAKLARLVLGKPKVTTALRDQIEEVLFTADIGTGVAQKLMDRVGEVLDRSDTADAQAVWRALEQAALEVVKIPAAPSNFTPEHAPYVLLMIGVNGVGKTTTLGKLAAAHLREGRKVLLVAGDTFRAGAVDQLDVWARRVGCDIHTGDERADPSSVVYDGIRRGRREGHDVVLCDTAGRLHTRKELMDELGKVRRAVAKAIAQDLPPTARDAVAGPHDTFLVLDATIGQNALAQAKLFKETTDFTGLVVTKLDGTAKGGVVLGVCDELQVPIRYVGVGEGVDDLRPFDPEDYVAALFADRDRAVGADD; translated from the coding sequence ATGGGACCCGAGCTCGCCGTGGTGCTGGTCGTCGCGATCGTGGTGATCGCGATCGTCGGCGTGGCGTGGCTGCGCGGCCGCGCGCGTGACGACGCTGCATCGACGCGCGATCGCGACGCCGTCGGCACACCGCCCGTCGTACCGTCGCCGGCCGTCTCGCGTGCGCGTGACGATGATGCCGCGAGCGCCCGCGATCCCGACGCCGCGCCCGCGTCGACGTCACCGCGCGCGCCGGTGGCCGACACCGCACCGAAGCTCCCACGCACCGTACCCACGGCAGCGCGCGACGAGGCTGCACGCGCACCGCTGCCGGTCGAGCGTCCGGGGCTCGATCGGCCCAGCGTCGAGCAGCGCCGCCACGGCGATCGCGAGGATGATCGCGAACGCATCCGTCGCGGTCTCGAGAAGACGCGCGGTGGTTTCGTCGCCAAGCTCGCACGCCTGGTGCTCGGCAAGCCCAAGGTCACCACGGCGCTGCGCGATCAGATCGAAGAGGTCTTGTTCACCGCCGACATCGGCACCGGGGTCGCGCAGAAGCTGATGGATCGTGTCGGCGAGGTACTCGACCGCAGCGACACCGCCGACGCGCAGGCGGTCTGGCGCGCGCTCGAGCAGGCCGCGCTCGAGGTGGTGAAGATCCCGGCGGCGCCGTCGAATTTCACGCCCGAGCACGCGCCCTACGTGCTGCTGATGATCGGTGTCAACGGGGTCGGCAAGACCACCACGCTGGGCAAGCTCGCCGCGGCCCACCTCCGCGAGGGGCGCAAGGTATTGCTGGTGGCCGGCGACACGTTCCGTGCGGGCGCCGTGGATCAGCTCGACGTGTGGGCGCGCCGCGTCGGCTGCGACATCCACACCGGCGACGAGCGAGCCGATCCTTCTTCAGTCGTCTACGACGGCATCCGTCGGGGTCGACGCGAGGGCCACGACGTGGTGCTGTGCGACACCGCCGGTCGACTGCACACGCGCAAGGAGCTGATGGACGAGCTCGGCAAGGTCCGCCGCGCGGTCGCCAAGGCCATCGCCCAGGATCTGCCGCCGACGGCCCGTGACGCGGTCGCCGGGCCGCACGACACCTTCCTCGTCCTCGACGCGACCATCGGCCAGAACGCCCTCGCGCAGGCCAAGCTCTTCAAGGAGACCACGGACTTCACCGGCCTCGTGGTGACCAAGCTCGACGGCACCGCCAAGGGCGGCGTCGTGCTCGGGGTCTGCGACGAGCTGCAGGTGCCGATCCGCTACGTCGGCGTCGGCGAGGGCGTCGACGACCTGCGCCCCTTCGATCCCGAAGATTACGTGGCGGCACTCTTCGCCGACCGCGATCGCGCCGTGGGTGCGGATGACTGA
- a CDS encoding AAA family ATPase: protein MRLKKIEVLGFKSFADRQVVVVDDHITGVIGPNGCGKSNIVDAIRWCMGEQSAKHLRGSGMADVIFAGCSSRGPAGLAEVTLTFANTGDAPPPYGDLSEIALTRRLFADGTSEYLINKVPARLRDITDLLAGTGVGTKGYSIIEQGQVGKIVSSKPEDRRSIIDEAAGITRFKAQKAAASRKIEATRQNLLRVRDVVAELDDRLGTLRRQAQKAERYKKYREELRDLELWHGAHRWLELGAARSVLDARRSLLLQQIDDVRASLAARDAQTAALRVSATETEQQLIELQQQVFDVDNRIRLREAEDDYRRRERDASMASGTQARAEADTVARAVEQVRGELELLDAERRELGHERGEGGEQGVVEELGARLERVEGELSLERSRRDAAARELGERGSALSAARARTDAIAEAIVGAQGRASALSEGLTATAQHERELSRRSEEALVARDAASARAEALRAERVALERRRAELKEHLAAVEVELDTGRAEVHRARSRLQSLEEIQSRYRGCASGVQVVMEHRDELRAPTQLEAGAGGGVAAAAPAIGIVADHLEVPQHLEAALSAVLGDRLEGIVVDAPDEAARGVELLKRAQEGRLSFLPRSCRVPGPASTRATQAEGAMLGWRDPTAARSGGAIDLVDLSQDRSPDELPPDDVGAAGRDVTDGPAPSVAAASVPTSAAPEPGVLGRLRDLVGCGPALGELPAVLFGETVVVEGLTRALELWHARRVRAPMVTLDGDRVDESGVVTGGSPTALNAALLQQKREIRELQEILASLQEAFEQTRGRHLAIAGSLADVEAERERNEADHLAVQTQAAAAEAECGAIAAELQRVQQDLAARREQLSATERDIEARMRESASLQHTIGELQARNEELTRDVDQGGGRIESLAHERDLVAAELTEAKVALARWQQKSDALAGTAERLHRQIESERVRLDRLEETASRASARAEELAAALAASAIEREALVEHSREATAKVHDVRERHDGIRLELEEIENSMRTLRSELDGHREQQQEVELGLRENQLELSHLHVDVRERLDVELVEVLSDYHDRRQCGEVERERAAELKRVISRMGEVNLTAIEEFEEVSVRYEYLTRQRDDLENSVTQLQEAIDRIDKTTRQMFRETFAAVDEKFRQIFPRLFAGGRAELKLTDPDDMLNTGIEIVAQPPGKQLRSLDLLSGGEKALTATSLIFAIFLIKPSPFCLLDEVDAPLDEVNVGRFNGLVRELAANTQFVIITHNKVTMEIADRLYGVTMEQRGVSKLVSVNIRRAVEMAYN from the coding sequence ATGCGGCTGAAGAAGATCGAGGTCCTGGGGTTCAAGTCGTTCGCCGATCGCCAGGTCGTGGTCGTCGACGATCACATCACGGGCGTCATCGGACCCAACGGCTGCGGCAAGTCCAACATCGTCGACGCGATCCGTTGGTGCATGGGTGAGCAGAGCGCCAAGCACCTGCGCGGCAGCGGCATGGCCGACGTGATCTTCGCCGGCTGCAGCTCGCGTGGCCCCGCCGGGCTCGCCGAGGTCACGCTCACGTTCGCCAACACCGGCGACGCACCGCCGCCGTACGGTGATCTCTCCGAGATCGCGCTGACGCGGCGCCTGTTCGCCGACGGCACCAGCGAGTACCTCATCAACAAGGTGCCCGCGCGTCTGCGCGACATCACCGACCTGCTGGCGGGCACCGGCGTCGGCACCAAGGGCTACTCGATCATCGAGCAGGGCCAGGTCGGCAAGATCGTCAGCAGCAAGCCCGAGGATCGCCGCTCGATCATCGACGAGGCCGCCGGCATCACCCGCTTCAAGGCGCAGAAGGCCGCCGCGAGCCGGAAGATCGAGGCCACGCGGCAGAACCTCCTGCGCGTGCGCGACGTGGTCGCCGAGCTCGACGACCGCCTGGGGACCCTGCGGCGTCAGGCGCAGAAGGCCGAGCGCTACAAGAAGTACCGCGAGGAGCTGCGCGACCTCGAGCTGTGGCACGGCGCGCACCGCTGGCTCGAGCTGGGCGCGGCCCGGAGCGTGCTCGATGCCCGCCGCTCGCTGCTGCTGCAGCAGATCGACGACGTGCGCGCCTCGCTGGCTGCGCGCGACGCCCAGACCGCCGCGCTGCGGGTGAGCGCGACCGAGACCGAGCAGCAGCTCATCGAGCTGCAGCAGCAGGTGTTCGACGTCGACAACCGCATCCGACTGCGCGAGGCCGAGGACGACTATCGTCGCCGCGAGCGCGACGCATCGATGGCCAGCGGCACCCAGGCGCGGGCCGAGGCCGACACCGTCGCGCGCGCGGTCGAGCAGGTCCGCGGTGAGCTCGAGCTGCTCGACGCGGAGCGCCGCGAGCTCGGCCACGAGCGGGGTGAGGGCGGCGAGCAGGGCGTGGTCGAGGAGCTCGGCGCACGCCTCGAGCGGGTCGAGGGCGAGCTCTCGCTCGAGCGTTCGCGCCGCGACGCGGCCGCCCGCGAGCTCGGCGAGCGCGGCAGCGCGTTGTCGGCCGCCCGCGCGCGCACCGACGCCATCGCCGAGGCGATCGTCGGCGCCCAGGGGCGCGCCAGCGCGTTGTCCGAGGGGCTCACCGCGACCGCGCAGCACGAGCGCGAGCTGTCGCGTCGCAGCGAGGAGGCGCTCGTGGCCCGCGATGCCGCGAGCGCCCGCGCCGAGGCGCTGCGGGCGGAGCGGGTCGCGCTGGAGCGCCGCCGTGCCGAGCTCAAGGAGCACCTCGCGGCGGTCGAGGTCGAGCTCGACACCGGGCGTGCGGAGGTCCATCGCGCGCGCTCGCGGCTGCAATCCCTCGAGGAGATCCAGTCGCGCTACCGCGGCTGCGCCTCGGGTGTGCAGGTCGTGATGGAGCACCGCGACGAGCTGCGGGCGCCGACCCAGCTCGAGGCCGGCGCGGGTGGGGGCGTCGCCGCGGCGGCGCCGGCCATCGGCATCGTCGCCGATCACCTCGAGGTGCCGCAGCACCTCGAGGCCGCGCTGTCGGCCGTGCTCGGCGATCGGCTCGAGGGCATCGTGGTCGACGCGCCCGACGAGGCCGCCCGCGGCGTCGAGCTGCTCAAGCGCGCGCAGGAGGGGCGACTGTCGTTCCTGCCCCGCAGCTGCCGTGTGCCCGGCCCCGCGTCGACCCGCGCGACGCAGGCCGAGGGCGCGATGCTGGGCTGGCGCGATCCGACCGCGGCGCGCAGCGGCGGTGCGATCGATCTCGTCGACCTGTCGCAGGACCGCTCGCCCGACGAGCTGCCGCCCGACGACGTGGGCGCGGCGGGCCGCGACGTGACCGACGGCCCCGCGCCGTCGGTGGCGGCCGCCTCCGTGCCGACGAGCGCCGCACCCGAGCCCGGCGTGCTGGGCCGGCTGCGCGACCTCGTCGGTTGTGGCCCCGCGCTGGGTGAGCTGCCGGCAGTGCTGTTCGGCGAGACCGTGGTCGTCGAGGGGCTCACGCGGGCGCTCGAGCTGTGGCACGCCCGCCGTGTGCGCGCGCCGATGGTCACGCTCGACGGCGATCGCGTCGACGAGAGTGGTGTCGTCACGGGCGGCTCGCCGACCGCCCTCAACGCGGCCCTGCTGCAGCAGAAGCGAGAGATCCGCGAGCTGCAGGAGATCCTCGCGTCGCTGCAGGAGGCCTTCGAGCAGACCCGCGGTCGCCACCTCGCGATCGCCGGGAGCCTCGCCGACGTCGAGGCCGAGCGCGAGCGCAACGAGGCCGATCACCTCGCGGTGCAGACCCAGGCCGCCGCCGCCGAGGCCGAGTGCGGCGCGATCGCGGCCGAGCTGCAGCGCGTCCAGCAGGACCTCGCCGCGCGCCGCGAGCAGCTGTCGGCGACCGAGCGCGACATCGAGGCCCGCATGCGCGAGTCGGCCTCGCTGCAGCACACCATCGGTGAGCTGCAAGCGCGCAACGAAGAACTCACCCGCGACGTCGATCAGGGTGGCGGTCGCATCGAGTCACTGGCCCACGAGCGCGACCTCGTCGCCGCCGAGCTGACCGAGGCCAAGGTCGCGTTGGCACGCTGGCAGCAGAAGAGCGACGCACTGGCCGGCACCGCCGAGCGACTGCACCGGCAGATCGAGAGCGAGCGGGTGCGGCTCGATCGCCTCGAGGAGACCGCCAGCCGCGCCAGCGCGCGCGCCGAGGAGCTCGCGGCCGCGTTGGCGGCGTCGGCGATCGAGCGCGAGGCCCTGGTCGAGCACAGTCGCGAGGCCACCGCCAAGGTCCACGACGTCCGCGAGCGTCACGACGGCATCCGCCTCGAGCTCGAGGAGATCGAGAACTCGATGCGGACCCTCCGCAGCGAGCTCGACGGCCACCGCGAGCAGCAGCAAGAGGTCGAGCTGGGGCTGCGCGAGAACCAGCTCGAGCTGTCGCACCTCCATGTCGACGTGCGTGAGCGGCTCGACGTCGAGCTCGTCGAGGTGCTCAGCGACTATCACGATCGTCGCCAGTGCGGTGAGGTCGAGCGCGAGCGGGCGGCCGAGCTCAAGCGCGTCATCTCGCGCATGGGCGAGGTCAACCTCACCGCCATCGAGGAGTTCGAGGAGGTCTCGGTGCGCTACGAGTACCTCACGCGGCAGCGCGACGACCTCGAGAACTCCGTCACGCAGCTGCAAGAAGCCATCGATCGCATCGACAAGACCACGCGTCAGATGTTCCGCGAGACCTTCGCAGCGGTCGACGAGAAGTTCCGACAGATCTTCCCGCGGCTGTTCGCGGGCGGTCGCGCGGAGCTCAAGCTCACCGACCCCGACGACATGCTCAACACCGGCATCGAGATCGTTGCGCAACCGCCCGGCAAGCAGCTGCGCAGCCTCGACCTGCTCTCGGGCGGCGAGAAGGCGCTCACCGCCACCAGCCTGATCTTCGCGATCTTCCTCATCAAGCCGAGCCCGTTCTGCCTGCTCGACGAGGTCGATGCGCCGCTCGACGAGGTGAACGTCGGTCGCTTCAACGGCCTCGTGCGCGAGCTGGCCGCGAACACGCAGTTCGTGATCATCACCCACAACAAGGTCACCATGGAGATCGCCGATCGGCTCTACGGCGTCACCATGGAGCAGCGCGGGGTCTCGAAGCTGGTGTCGGTGAACATTCGCCGCGCGGTCGAGATGGCCTACAACTGA
- a CDS encoding flippase-like domain-containing protein — protein sequence MSDDAVPPGQQGTQATLGKLGNLGWLRIIVRLVLGLSLLGAVLWFLLEAGGTPHLRFVAWAWGVGMVGSVLANAVTSRRWQLLSETMTSTLLPYGVYFHHLAYTRVLSQFLPSLVVDLVGRSASLRAAGSSESMGRLLAPLVLERVLDLVLPAVLLGWALAWRAGGLDEAAAWSSLVALVVVFSLVSIASLRLMVVVALRVRRWIRRERDAIEVPAVDRPLALRVTMLSLARYATIMLQYWGGGAGLGVTLSAMVLLSSAPLAQLAGLIGITPGALGLQEGGWAGALTVLGVAPADIAVFVIATRGTIIVNFALITVLSWRWRVPPAAAAAPVDAAGR from the coding sequence ATGAGCGACGACGCGGTGCCGCCGGGCCAGCAAGGCACGCAAGCCACGCTCGGCAAGCTGGGCAACCTCGGATGGCTCCGCATCATCGTCCGACTCGTGCTCGGCCTGTCGCTGCTCGGCGCGGTGCTGTGGTTCCTGCTCGAGGCCGGCGGCACGCCGCACCTGCGCTTCGTGGCGTGGGCGTGGGGCGTGGGCATGGTCGGCAGCGTGCTCGCGAACGCGGTCACTTCGCGGCGTTGGCAGCTGCTGAGCGAGACCATGACCTCCACCCTCCTGCCCTACGGCGTGTACTTTCACCACCTCGCGTACACCCGCGTGCTGAGTCAGTTCCTGCCCTCGCTGGTGGTCGACCTGGTCGGGCGCAGTGCGAGCCTGCGCGCGGCCGGCAGCAGCGAGAGCATGGGTCGACTGCTCGCGCCGCTGGTGCTCGAACGCGTGCTCGATCTGGTGCTGCCGGCGGTATTGCTGGGCTGGGCGCTGGCCTGGCGTGCCGGCGGGCTCGACGAGGCCGCGGCGTGGAGCTCGCTGGTGGCGCTGGTGGTGGTGTTCTCGCTGGTCTCGATCGCGTCGCTGCGGCTGATGGTCGTGGTTGCGTTGCGCGTGCGCCGGTGGATCCGACGCGAGCGTGACGCGATCGAGGTGCCGGCGGTCGATCGTCCGCTCGCGCTGCGGGTGACGATGCTGTCGCTGGCCCGCTACGCGACCATCATGCTGCAGTACTGGGGCGGCGGCGCGGGCCTCGGGGTCACGCTCTCGGCGATGGTGCTGCTGTCGTCGGCGCCGCTGGCCCAGCTCGCCGGCCTCATCGGCATCACCCCCGGCGCACTCGGCCTGCAGGAGGGCGGTTGGGCCGGCGCGCTCACGGTGCTCGGGGTCGCACCGGCCGACATCGCGGTGTTCGTGATCGCCACCCGCGGCACCATCATCGTCAACTTCGCGCTCATCACGGTGCTGAGCTGGCGCTGGCGCGTGCCACCGGCGGCCGCCGCAGCGCCGGTCGACGCCGCGGGCCGCTAG
- a CDS encoding outer membrane beta-barrel domain-containing protein — MVDDEMEGETPAGETPTGETPTGDAGDGGDLGDVLGGDDKTVPADGEAGKEDKDSEAKQIKAEMGQINVVQRQRMLKKKRFELMPQIGISVNDPYVRHYSFGLDLNYWFHNRMAVGLTGTGLVGAKTPRYENIRKQEGLLLTANKVLWQASVNFTYNPFYGKIAIFNRALLHWEGSVTIGGGATQTQVLPRYAALHEPFRTVTGGGQFGVNGRFYTRRIDWLSVNAGVRTWVYADKQEPINRGPDDSAGGVDNPNFRDPDAAKKGADFKAAFNVVFYLGVSFYLPPKFEYVKPR; from the coding sequence GTGGTCGACGACGAAATGGAAGGCGAGACGCCGGCCGGCGAGACGCCGACCGGCGAGACGCCGACCGGTGACGCTGGCGACGGCGGTGACCTCGGTGATGTCCTCGGCGGCGACGACAAGACCGTCCCCGCCGACGGCGAAGCCGGCAAGGAGGACAAGGACTCCGAAGCCAAGCAGATCAAGGCCGAGATGGGCCAGATCAACGTCGTCCAGCGCCAGCGGATGCTGAAGAAGAAGCGCTTCGAGCTGATGCCGCAGATCGGCATCTCGGTGAACGACCCCTACGTTCGCCACTACAGCTTCGGGCTCGACCTCAACTACTGGTTCCACAACCGCATGGCGGTCGGCCTCACCGGCACTGGTCTCGTCGGCGCCAAGACGCCGCGCTACGAGAACATCCGCAAGCAGGAAGGTTTGCTGCTCACCGCCAACAAGGTGCTGTGGCAGGCCAGCGTGAACTTCACGTACAACCCCTTCTACGGCAAGATCGCGATCTTCAATCGCGCGCTGCTGCACTGGGAAGGCAGCGTCACGATCGGCGGTGGTGCCACGCAGACGCAGGTGCTGCCGCGCTACGCCGCACTGCACGAGCCCTTCCGCACCGTGACCGGTGGCGGTCAGTTCGGTGTCAACGGCCGCTTCTACACCCGTCGCATCGACTGGCTGTCGGTCAACGCCGGCGTGCGGACGTGGGTCTACGCCGACAAACAGGAGCCCATCAATCGCGGTCCCGACGACAGCGCCGGCGGCGTCGACAACCCCAACTTCCGTGATCCCGATGCCGCCAAGAAGGGCGCCGACTTCAAGGCCGCCTTCAACGTGGTCTTCTATCTCGGGGTGAGCTTCTACCTGCCGCCCAAGTTCGAGTACGTCAAACCGCGCTGA